The following proteins are co-located in the Pedobacter sp. FW305-3-2-15-E-R2A2 genome:
- the phnA gene encoding phosphonoacetate hydrolase encodes MNNISTTPFSVNGIDYNPPAKPIVVICMDGSADEYLDMTMAHDRMPNLKKMVLQGYRGMVRGALPSFTNVNNSSIVTGVSPAVHGICGNFFYDVKKDQEVMMNSSEYLRAETLLAAAANAGRKVAVVTAKEKLRDILSYQLKGIAFSAEKADQATLETHGIENAETVIGHKTPAIYSAEASLFVLRAGVALIKNGMADFLYLSLTDYMQHTYAPDTEESLAFYEAQDVEIGKMLEMGAIIGATADHGMNAKVKADGAPNVLFIETMLTEKFGAGFRVICPITDPYVKHHGALGSYVLVYVNNNSDINEVEQWLAAQPGITEVYNKEKGCRLLEQPADRTGDLFVLSARDVVVGKTPADHDLKALDGTLRSHGGRYEEMVPLVVSHALNATYKMKAQGDPRNFDVFDFTVNGTH; translated from the coding sequence ATGAACAATATCTCAACAACCCCTTTTTCAGTCAACGGCATAGATTACAACCCACCTGCAAAACCAATCGTCGTGATTTGCATGGATGGTTCTGCAGATGAATATCTGGATATGACCATGGCGCATGACAGGATGCCGAACCTTAAAAAAATGGTGTTGCAGGGTTATAGAGGGATGGTCCGTGGTGCTTTGCCTTCTTTTACCAATGTCAACAACTCTTCGATCGTTACCGGGGTTAGTCCGGCCGTTCATGGCATTTGTGGTAATTTCTTTTATGATGTTAAAAAAGATCAGGAAGTGATGATGAACTCCTCTGAATACCTTAGGGCAGAAACTTTATTGGCTGCCGCAGCAAACGCTGGTCGTAAGGTGGCTGTGGTGACTGCAAAGGAGAAATTGCGCGACATCCTTTCTTATCAGTTGAAAGGCATTGCTTTCTCCGCAGAAAAAGCAGATCAGGCAACATTGGAGACCCATGGCATCGAAAATGCAGAAACGGTGATCGGTCATAAAACTCCGGCCATCTATAGTGCCGAAGCCAGCCTGTTTGTATTGCGTGCAGGTGTGGCATTGATTAAAAACGGCATGGCCGATTTCTTATACCTCTCCCTAACAGATTATATGCAGCATACCTATGCTCCGGATACGGAAGAGTCCCTTGCTTTTTATGAAGCTCAGGATGTGGAAATAGGTAAAATGCTGGAAATGGGAGCCATTATCGGCGCTACAGCAGATCATGGTATGAATGCAAAAGTGAAGGCCGATGGCGCTCCAAACGTCTTGTTTATCGAAACCATGCTGACCGAAAAATTTGGTGCAGGCTTCCGGGTGATTTGCCCGATTACCGATCCCTATGTGAAACATCATGGTGCACTCGGATCTTATGTGCTGGTCTATGTAAATAACAATTCAGATATCAATGAAGTAGAACAATGGCTGGCGGCACAACCAGGCATTACAGAGGTGTATAATAAAGAAAAAGGTTGCCGTCTGCTGGAACAACCTGCAGATCGAACGGGCGATCTTTTTGTGTTATCCGCAAGGGATGTGGTAGTCGGAAAAACGCCTGCTGATCATGACCTGAAAGCCCTCGATGGAACACTCCGTTCCCATGGTGGAAGGTATGAAGAAATGGTTCCTTTAGTGGTTTCTCATGCCCTCAATGCAACCTACAAAATGAAGGCACAGGGAGATCCCCGCAATTTCGATGTATTTGACTTTACCGTAAATGGTACTCATTAA
- a CDS encoding SusD/RagB family nutrient-binding outer membrane lipoprotein: protein MKTIYRMLGLCLLVVTTSSCLKYDELRENPNNPASVPPSLLFTAVTPGPVSAFSDAYQDPQYHTFATADSGPLSYKYGGGTFYFGASSAANSTLRNIQKMIQEAEKANTPVYVILSKFLKAYYYSLMTRQMGDIPLSEALQGEKFPKPKYDTQKSVFIQCLKWLDESNNELGAFILANPGASVDGDIYFNGDLKKWQKAINAYTIRMLILLSKKEGDAELNVKGRFQNIVQNPAKYPLFSSLADNMQLNHRDEDGFRGTYNPNTGILREGVLYVDTYIDLLKKYLDPRLQVVADPTPKALAANPTNETAVRADFASYTGASAAVTAIANNQRKNNGELSKPNEKRFWNFVGQPSILLGYSEQELNIAEAANRGWITEHAKTHYDNGVSASMAFYNAPIGDYLTVKAPYVGGPDGLKLIHEQMYLSLAENSGAEAWFQNRRTGIPEFKFSGVNSVTKLPVRWAYPSAENTDNTENYRAALRAQFGTEIDDRDQVMWLLK, encoded by the coding sequence ATGAAAACTATATATAGAATGCTTGGTTTATGCTTACTGGTGGTAACGACAAGCAGTTGTTTAAAATATGATGAGTTAAGAGAAAATCCAAATAATCCGGCTTCTGTGCCTCCGAGTTTATTGTTTACTGCAGTGACACCAGGTCCGGTCAGCGCCTTTTCAGATGCTTATCAGGATCCGCAATACCATACTTTCGCTACCGCAGATTCGGGGCCGTTAAGCTATAAATATGGAGGAGGAACCTTTTATTTTGGGGCATCTTCGGCAGCGAATAGTACTTTGAGAAATATACAAAAAATGATTCAGGAAGCAGAAAAGGCAAACACACCTGTATATGTCATTCTTTCTAAATTTTTAAAAGCCTACTATTATAGCCTCATGACGAGGCAGATGGGAGACATTCCACTATCAGAAGCTTTACAGGGTGAAAAATTTCCAAAGCCTAAATATGATACTCAAAAGTCGGTATTCATTCAGTGTTTAAAATGGCTGGACGAATCGAACAACGAACTGGGAGCTTTCATCTTGGCCAATCCGGGTGCTTCCGTTGACGGAGATATTTATTTTAACGGAGACCTTAAGAAATGGCAAAAAGCCATCAATGCCTATACGATCAGAATGCTTATCCTTTTGAGTAAAAAAGAAGGGGATGCAGAGCTGAATGTAAAAGGCCGCTTTCAAAATATCGTTCAAAACCCGGCGAAATATCCCTTGTTTAGCAGTCTGGCCGACAACATGCAGCTCAACCATAGAGATGAAGATGGTTTTAGAGGGACTTATAACCCGAATACCGGTATCTTAAGGGAAGGGGTTTTGTATGTGGACACTTATATCGATCTGCTTAAAAAATACCTGGATCCAAGGTTGCAGGTGGTGGCCGATCCTACACCGAAAGCACTGGCAGCCAACCCAACAAATGAAACTGCGGTAAGAGCTGATTTTGCTTCTTATACCGGAGCAAGCGCAGCAGTTACGGCCATTGCCAATAACCAAAGGAAAAATAATGGAGAACTTTCTAAACCAAACGAAAAAAGGTTCTGGAATTTCGTTGGACAACCTTCCATTTTGCTGGGTTACTCTGAGCAGGAATTAAACATTGCAGAAGCGGCAAACAGAGGTTGGATTACCGAGCATGCAAAGACACATTATGACAATGGTGTCAGCGCTTCTATGGCTTTCTATAATGCGCCAATTGGAGATTACCTGACGGTCAAAGCCCCTTATGTCGGAGGTCCCGATGGCTTAAAACTTATTCATGAGCAAATGTACCTGTCGCTGGCCGAAAATTCAGGAGCGGAAGCCTGGTTCCAGAACCGTCGTACCGGAATCCCTGAATTTAAGTTTTCAGGGGTAAACAGTGTCACTAAACTTCCGGTTAGGTGGGCATATCCATCCGCTGAAAATACAGACAATACAGAAAATTACAGGGCAGCATTACGCGCTCAGTTTGGAACAGAAATAGACGATAGAGACCAGGTCATGTGGCTGTTAAAATAA
- a CDS encoding SusC/RagA family TonB-linked outer membrane protein: protein MKSFYTAKRACLLTMLVWLLALSATYAQSTVTGTVTDENNQPMPGVSIKVKGRKNGGTTNTDGKFNLAVPANATLVFSFIGYQPKEIAIGTQAQIDVKLEPNQANLNEVVVTALGIKKEKKRLGYAVQEVKGDALQKAISPNVVESLTGKVAGLTVTNSSDFFSDPKLYLRGKKPLIVIDGVPSTTTDMWNISSDDIENISVLKGAAASALYGSLGLNGAVQISLKNSSNAAKGTSMSFNSSTTFQGGFIRIPKAQTQYGPGDAGEYAFGTGGPGGGGINDFDYSIWGPKFDGRLLPQYDSPIDAATGKRIPTPWLSRGEDNLGNFMETGLVTSNNFSLQSRGESGGVTLSDTYKYSKASVPGAKLNINTFRLNGNLNLSDKLSVDGSLQHTYEYASNLPRNNYGPHSPIYNLSIWGGAHFDIRDFKDYWVPGKEGIKQRFVENWRYNNPYMLANEWKRPYTKNDVLGFLKLNYKISDKFDAHVRTSLNTYSLTKDEEISMDIYDYDISDRGGRYRHNEFGMLESNTDFLLKYHDNFFNDNFNVNATLGGNQLYKSNREAHAATTKLIVPGIFKLDNSTDKVLPTSYKDEKGIYSAYSSIDLAYKNQIFLGMTGRVDKSSTLPAKNSTFFYPSLSLSAVVSDMLHLPKAVSFLKLRAAYAKVGSDKIGEDNDVYNARNSYTTGSRNRNLPVAYYPGIIDNPNLKPEFNTTYEYGVEARFLNDRLGFDFSYYSNNYGPQIFRQIFSQTSGYTGIRLNGRTTQRRGFDFSFNATPVRTDDFSWIALINVDGGKDYLKSLPALADGSPQLKEGRTPVGGRLDDYWYSDWEKSPDGKLIMNADGLPRITDYDVNIGNQKTSFSVSMNNTFSYKNISLSFLVDGRFGGITYDRFERDLWRSGSHPDAIAPERELSNIAYANGTDPRTMLIPGVKIVSGEAKYDPDGKMLSDTRVFAPNDYKVDYQTWAKQYMAAWQNNVIDKTFIKLREVVLTYNVPAAVLKNKFLKGASLSFVGRNLYYWTKDKTFGDLDTYSMSTGDTDLQQPAQRTYGFNINLKF, encoded by the coding sequence ATGAAATCTTTCTACACAGCAAAAAGAGCCTGCCTGCTGACGATGTTAGTTTGGCTGTTGGCGTTAAGCGCGACTTACGCACAAAGTACGGTCACCGGAACAGTTACCGACGAAAACAATCAACCGATGCCTGGCGTATCCATCAAGGTAAAGGGAAGGAAGAACGGTGGTACCACCAACACCGACGGGAAATTTAATTTAGCAGTACCGGCAAATGCAACTTTAGTATTTAGTTTTATCGGCTATCAGCCAAAAGAAATTGCAATTGGTACGCAAGCTCAGATCGACGTGAAACTTGAACCCAATCAGGCCAACTTAAATGAGGTGGTAGTCACCGCCCTGGGAATTAAAAAAGAGAAAAAGCGATTGGGTTATGCGGTTCAGGAGGTGAAAGGAGACGCTTTGCAGAAAGCCATTTCCCCAAATGTGGTGGAATCCCTGACAGGGAAAGTCGCCGGTCTGACGGTAACCAACAGCAGTGATTTCTTTTCTGATCCTAAATTGTATTTAAGAGGTAAAAAACCCTTAATCGTAATTGATGGTGTGCCAAGTACCACCACAGATATGTGGAACATCAGTTCTGATGATATTGAAAACATTTCCGTTTTAAAAGGAGCTGCAGCTTCTGCTTTATATGGCTCCTTAGGATTGAATGGTGCCGTACAGATCAGTCTTAAAAACAGCAGTAACGCCGCTAAAGGAACGAGTATGTCGTTCAATTCTTCTACCACCTTTCAGGGTGGATTCATCAGGATCCCTAAGGCACAAACACAATATGGTCCCGGTGATGCAGGTGAGTATGCGTTTGGTACCGGAGGTCCCGGAGGCGGAGGAATAAATGACTTCGATTATTCCATATGGGGGCCCAAATTTGATGGCCGGCTATTGCCGCAATATGATTCACCAATCGATGCGGCGACAGGAAAAAGAATCCCTACACCATGGCTTTCCAGAGGAGAAGATAACCTGGGGAACTTTATGGAAACCGGACTGGTGACCTCAAATAATTTCTCCCTGCAAAGCAGAGGTGAAAGCGGTGGTGTTACCCTTTCCGATACCTATAAATATTCAAAAGCATCGGTACCCGGCGCTAAACTAAATATCAATACTTTCCGCTTAAATGGAAATTTAAACTTATCAGATAAACTGTCTGTAGATGGATCATTACAACATACTTACGAGTATGCCAGTAATCTGCCGAGAAATAATTATGGACCACATTCACCCATTTATAACCTGAGTATCTGGGGTGGAGCTCATTTTGACATCAGAGATTTTAAAGATTATTGGGTTCCGGGTAAAGAAGGCATTAAACAACGCTTTGTGGAGAACTGGAGGTACAATAATCCATATATGCTGGCCAATGAGTGGAAAAGGCCATATACTAAAAACGATGTCCTGGGTTTCCTGAAATTGAACTACAAAATCAGTGATAAATTTGATGCTCATGTCAGGACGAGTTTAAATACCTATTCCTTGACCAAGGATGAAGAGATTTCTATGGATATCTATGACTATGACATCTCTGATCGTGGGGGTAGATACAGGCATAATGAATTTGGAATGCTGGAGTCAAATACGGACTTCCTCCTTAAATATCATGATAACTTTTTCAATGATAATTTTAATGTGAACGCTACCCTCGGTGGAAATCAACTCTATAAAAGCAACAGAGAAGCACATGCTGCTACCACTAAACTGATTGTTCCGGGGATCTTTAAACTGGACAACTCGACAGATAAAGTTTTGCCTACGAGCTATAAAGATGAAAAAGGAATTTACAGTGCTTATTCCTCTATTGACCTGGCCTACAAAAATCAGATCTTCCTGGGCATGACCGGAAGGGTGGATAAATCATCTACCTTGCCTGCAAAAAATTCTACCTTCTTTTACCCTTCCTTATCTTTAAGTGCAGTGGTTAGCGATATGCTTCATTTACCAAAGGCGGTTAGTTTCTTAAAACTGAGAGCTGCTTATGCGAAAGTAGGTAGTGACAAAATTGGAGAAGATAACGATGTATATAATGCCCGGAATTCTTATACTACCGGTAGTAGAAACAGAAATCTTCCTGTGGCGTATTATCCGGGTATTATCGATAATCCAAACCTGAAACCAGAGTTTAATACGACTTATGAATATGGAGTAGAAGCAAGATTCCTGAACGATAGATTGGGCTTTGACTTCTCTTATTATAGTAATAATTATGGGCCTCAGATCTTTAGGCAGATTTTTTCTCAAACCTCCGGATATACGGGAATCAGGTTGAATGGAAGGACCACACAAAGAAGAGGTTTTGATTTCTCTTTCAATGCCACTCCGGTTAGAACCGATGATTTCTCCTGGATAGCCCTGATCAATGTCGATGGGGGGAAAGATTACCTGAAATCTTTGCCAGCGCTTGCAGATGGAAGTCCGCAGCTAAAAGAAGGAAGAACGCCTGTTGGCGGGCGACTGGATGATTATTGGTATTCGGATTGGGAAAAATCTCCGGATGGAAAGCTCATTATGAATGCGGACGGATTGCCGAGGATTACCGACTATGATGTGAATATCGGAAATCAAAAAACAAGTTTCTCTGTGAGTATGAACAATACATTCAGCTATAAAAATATCTCTCTTTCCTTTTTAGTGGATGGTAGATTTGGTGGAATTACCTACGATAGATTTGAACGGGACCTTTGGAGATCAGGCTCTCATCCTGATGCCATTGCGCCCGAAAGAGAACTCTCGAACATTGCTTATGCAAATGGCACTGATCCCAGAACAATGCTCATCCCCGGGGTAAAAATTGTAAGCGGAGAGGCAAAGTATGATCCGGATGGAAAAATGCTTTCAGATACCAGGGTCTTTGCGCCAAATGATTATAAAGTAGATTATCAGACCTGGGCAAAACAATACATGGCGGCATGGCAAAACAATGTGATTGATAAGACTTTTATCAAGCTGAGAGAGGTCGTACTGACCTATAATGTACCAGCCGCAGTCCTGAAAAACAAGTTTTTAAAGGGGGCTTCTCTGTCCTTTGTTGGCCGGAATTTATATTACTGGACTAAAGACAAAACTTTCGGCGACCTCGATACTTACAGCATGAGTACCGGAGATACGGATCTGCAGCAACCTGCACAAAGAACATACGGTTTCAATATCAATCTTAAATTTTAA
- a CDS encoding CAP domain-containing protein: MKKLLILPLFLLVCLLSNCKKSNSSAEGTDQPNSQNNNVATNLNNTLMLQAVNAIRATGCDCSGEKMPAVPALTWNDQLALAAKLHSEDMVKNNFFDHVNKEGKSPGDRIKAAGYTYRFYAENIAIINTDEKGVVAYWLTSQGHCKNIMDSRAKEIGVARTNNSWTMDLAAKL; encoded by the coding sequence ATGAAAAAATTACTAATCCTTCCGCTGTTTCTACTGGTTTGCCTGCTTTCGAACTGCAAGAAGTCTAATTCTTCCGCTGAGGGTACCGATCAACCTAATTCGCAGAACAACAATGTCGCTACAAACCTTAACAATACACTGATGTTACAGGCGGTGAATGCAATCAGGGCAACGGGTTGCGATTGTAGCGGGGAAAAGATGCCTGCGGTTCCTGCATTGACCTGGAACGATCAGCTGGCATTGGCTGCAAAATTACATTCCGAAGATATGGTGAAGAACAATTTCTTTGACCATGTGAACAAAGAGGGGAAATCGCCCGGCGACCGCATAAAAGCAGCCGGTTATACCTACAGGTTTTACGCGGAAAATATAGCCATCATCAATACAGATGAAAAAGGTGTTGTTGCCTACTGGCTGACCAGTCAGGGGCACTGCAAGAACATCATGGACAGCAGAGCAAAGGAAATCGGCGTTGCCCGGACAAATAACTCCTGGACGATGGACCTGGCTGCAAAATTATAA
- a CDS encoding DNA-formamidopyrimidine glycosylase family protein → MPELPDLEVFSANLDERLAGKKLNTVQVPNDKKLNVSSDELRAALSGQKLKSVSRSGKELHFNFEKGDVLALHLMLRGQLHFFEESHVIKSPVIELFFEGGTGLVMSDFQKIATPTLNPPPADAPDALDKSVNSDFFSKEFKGKKAAVKAILLDQNKIRGIGNAYADEILWKAGISPFSIAGKIPEAKLKDLHQAIVEVLNDAILQIRKAHPGSITGEFRDFLKVHTQKQTKSPTGGEIIIKKAGARKTYYTDEQELFS, encoded by the coding sequence ATGCCGGAATTACCAGATTTAGAAGTCTTCAGTGCAAATCTTGATGAGCGTCTCGCAGGAAAAAAGCTGAACACTGTACAAGTACCCAATGATAAAAAGTTAAACGTTTCCAGTGATGAACTAAGAGCTGCACTCTCAGGGCAAAAACTGAAATCAGTGAGCCGTTCGGGTAAGGAGCTACATTTCAACTTTGAAAAAGGAGATGTACTGGCCTTGCACCTCATGTTGCGCGGGCAGCTTCATTTTTTTGAAGAGAGCCATGTGATCAAGTCTCCCGTCATCGAACTCTTTTTTGAGGGTGGAACAGGACTGGTGATGTCTGATTTTCAGAAGATCGCAACGCCAACGTTAAACCCACCGCCGGCAGATGCCCCCGATGCGCTGGATAAAAGTGTTAACTCAGATTTCTTTAGCAAAGAATTCAAAGGAAAAAAGGCTGCAGTAAAGGCCATTCTGTTAGATCAGAACAAGATCCGGGGAATTGGAAATGCATATGCCGATGAGATCTTATGGAAAGCCGGGATTTCCCCCTTTTCTATTGCGGGAAAGATTCCTGAAGCAAAATTGAAAGATTTACATCAGGCCATTGTAGAAGTCTTAAATGATGCGATCTTGCAGATTAGAAAAGCACATCCCGGAAGCATTACAGGAGAGTTTAGGGATTTTCTGAAAGTACATACGCAGAAACAAACCAAAAGCCCTACAGGAGGGGAGATCATCATTAAAAAAGCAGGTGCAAGGAAGACGTATTATACAGACGAACAGGAACTTTTTAGCTAA
- a CDS encoding helix-turn-helix domain-containing protein — protein MYERKIPKTLDCGISVIMEVIGGKWKTCLIYNISNGLRRPGELQKHNPSASRRVLNQQLKELEEHKIVRRVIYAELPPRVEYFLTEFGESLLPVVRLMEKWGDENKELVVDLLTAGND, from the coding sequence ATGTATGAGAGAAAAATTCCGAAAACATTAGACTGTGGGATATCGGTGATCATGGAGGTTATCGGTGGTAAATGGAAAACCTGTCTGATTTATAACATTAGTAATGGCTTGAGGAGACCTGGAGAATTACAAAAGCACAATCCCAGTGCAAGTAGAAGAGTGCTAAACCAACAATTAAAAGAACTGGAAGAGCATAAGATTGTTCGTCGCGTCATATATGCAGAATTGCCGCCGAGAGTAGAATACTTTTTGACGGAATTTGGAGAATCATTACTTCCTGTAGTCCGTTTAATGGAAAAATGGGGCGATGAGAATAAAGAACTGGTGGTGGACCTGCTGACGGCAGGTAACGATTAA
- a CDS encoding MBL fold metallo-hydrolase, with protein MKNLFKCLLSILLFSQPIIAQTVKKAEKAQAGYYRMKFGDYEIIALSDGTLPLPIKDILLNTAEGQVEKLLAKNHITKPEASINAYLINTGSKLILIDAGTSELYGPSLGFLPNSIRAAGYQPEDIDMVLITHIHTDHTGGLMDGNHMVFPNAKIYISKAEVDFWLGKGQKEKAARRLAPFFDEAHLKVDPYLKAGKVVTFNYDQEIFPGLLPIATPGHTPGHSFFSLENKGEKMMFWGDIMHVAEVQFSDPGVAILFDVDPVAAVLQRKKAYAEAAEKGYWIASDHISFPGIGHIRAEGTGYVWIPISYSYQ; from the coding sequence ATGAAAAACTTATTTAAATGCCTGCTCTCTATCCTGCTGTTTAGTCAGCCAATTATCGCTCAAACCGTTAAAAAAGCGGAGAAAGCACAAGCTGGTTATTACCGGATGAAGTTTGGAGATTATGAGATCATTGCGTTATCAGATGGAACACTTCCGCTTCCCATTAAAGATATCTTGTTGAATACTGCTGAAGGGCAGGTCGAAAAATTACTGGCAAAAAATCACATTACTAAACCTGAGGCTTCCATTAATGCCTACCTCATCAATACCGGTTCAAAACTAATCCTTATTGATGCAGGAACCAGCGAACTCTATGGCCCATCCTTAGGCTTCCTTCCCAATAGTATCCGGGCTGCAGGTTACCAACCAGAGGATATTGACATGGTCCTGATCACGCACATTCATACCGATCATACGGGAGGATTAATGGATGGAAACCATATGGTTTTTCCGAACGCCAAGATCTATATCAGCAAGGCTGAGGTTGATTTCTGGCTGGGGAAAGGTCAGAAAGAAAAAGCAGCCAGGAGATTAGCCCCATTCTTTGATGAAGCCCATCTGAAGGTTGACCCTTATTTAAAAGCGGGTAAGGTGGTTACCTTTAACTACGATCAGGAAATATTCCCGGGACTCCTGCCAATAGCAACACCGGGTCATACTCCAGGTCATAGTTTTTTCTCTTTAGAAAACAAGGGAGAAAAGATGATGTTCTGGGGTGACATTATGCATGTCGCTGAAGTTCAGTTTTCAGATCCGGGGGTAGCCATTCTTTTTGATGTAGATCCGGTAGCTGCAGTATTGCAACGTAAAAAAGCTTATGCTGAAGCGGCTGAGAAAGGGTACTGGATTGCCAGTGACCACATTTCTTTTCCTGGAATAGGACATATCCGGGCAGAAGGGACAGGCTATGTATGGATCCCGATCTCTTATAGCTATCAATGA
- a CDS encoding glycoside hydrolase family 2 TIM barrel-domain containing protein, translated as MMIKRGRSLLVLAASMMLFHTTARSQTKVKEAARQVIAINNDWQFKKDPNRRDAALADLKWKNISIPHTWNDKDIQSGNGFYAGDATYRKELQVDTNWKGKRIFIRFEGVGSESRLYVNERFIGEHKGSYAAFAFDISYALKYGQKNKIEVRVNNQEREDIIPINNRLFPIYGGIYRPVSLIVTNKVNIAVTDFASPGIYISQKNISAKSADIQLKVKMENKSDKAAALTLSAKIYDAAGKLLKEENTPINVSTQGEQIFSQQLNLTNPHLWNGIKDPYLYKLVARVLDGNEVLDEVSQPLGIRKFEMKPGKGFFLNDEPYRLLGVCRHQDKQDEGNALSNEQHLADLKDIREMGTTSIRFAHYQQSEYLYSKCDSMGFVIWAEIPFVNAVSGKEAANAQHQLRELIRQNYNHPSIYVWGLHNEVYGKTPDDYTAVLTRDLDDIAKTEDPDRYTVSVSGYGEMDRPTNLNADIQGMNRYYGWYEGHIGDLEQWVSGLEKKYPDNRLVLSEYGVEANIDQQEELSRDTGNPSGQFWPEAYQQKFHEIQWGIIEKHPYIAASYVWNMFDFAVPPANGGGVPARNMKGLITYDRKVKKDAFYWYKANWNPEPMVYIAGRRNNKRVNALTTVTVYSNTGMPELMVNGKKITGAKKGNTAVHYVFEKVKLQKGKNNIEAIANKKEISDRVEWSLK; from the coding sequence ATGATGATAAAACGCGGGAGATCTCTGTTGGTATTGGCAGCATCCATGATGCTTTTTCATACCACAGCCAGGTCACAGACGAAGGTGAAAGAAGCGGCAAGACAGGTTATTGCCATAAATAACGATTGGCAGTTTAAAAAAGATCCAAACCGGAGAGATGCGGCCCTGGCAGATTTGAAATGGAAAAATATAAGTATTCCTCATACCTGGAACGATAAGGATATCCAGTCTGGAAATGGTTTTTATGCCGGAGATGCTACTTATAGAAAAGAACTGCAGGTCGATACCAATTGGAAAGGAAAGCGGATATTTATCCGTTTTGAAGGGGTAGGATCGGAATCCCGCCTGTATGTAAACGAACGATTTATCGGAGAACATAAAGGATCTTATGCTGCTTTTGCCTTTGACATTTCCTACGCATTGAAATATGGACAGAAAAATAAAATTGAAGTCCGGGTAAACAACCAGGAACGGGAAGATATCATCCCAATTAATAACCGCCTTTTCCCAATCTATGGAGGGATCTATCGGCCGGTCTCCTTGATTGTAACCAATAAAGTAAACATCGCAGTAACTGATTTCGCATCACCTGGAATCTACATTAGTCAGAAAAATATCTCTGCTAAATCCGCAGATATTCAATTGAAAGTGAAGATGGAGAATAAATCAGACAAAGCGGCTGCGTTAACCTTATCTGCAAAAATTTATGATGCTGCAGGTAAACTGCTGAAGGAAGAAAATACCCCGATCAATGTATCTACACAGGGAGAACAAATCTTTAGCCAGCAGCTGAACCTGACAAATCCACATTTATGGAATGGAATTAAAGATCCTTACCTCTATAAGCTTGTGGCCAGGGTTCTGGATGGAAATGAGGTGCTGGATGAGGTTAGTCAGCCTTTAGGGATTCGTAAATTTGAAATGAAACCTGGTAAAGGTTTTTTTCTGAACGATGAGCCTTACCGCTTGCTTGGCGTATGTCGCCATCAGGATAAACAGGATGAGGGAAATGCCTTATCCAACGAACAACATCTGGCTGATTTAAAGGATATCCGGGAAATGGGCACTACTTCCATCCGCTTTGCGCATTATCAGCAATCAGAATATCTTTATTCGAAATGCGATAGCATGGGCTTTGTGATCTGGGCCGAAATCCCTTTTGTAAATGCCGTTTCGGGAAAAGAAGCCGCAAATGCGCAACATCAGCTTAGAGAACTGATCCGTCAGAATTATAACCATCCCTCGATCTATGTATGGGGGCTTCACAATGAAGTATATGGAAAAACACCAGACGATTATACCGCAGTATTGACCCGGGATCTGGATGATATCGCAAAAACGGAAGATCCGGACCGTTATACCGTGAGTGTAAGTGGTTATGGAGAGATGGACCGCCCTACAAATCTGAATGCGGATATTCAGGGAATGAACCGCTATTATGGTTGGTATGAAGGTCATATTGGTGATCTGGAACAATGGGTTTCAGGATTGGAGAAGAAATACCCGGACAACAGACTGGTGCTTTCAGAATATGGGGTAGAAGCAAATATTGATCAGCAGGAAGAACTGAGCAGAGATACGGGTAATCCATCAGGACAGTTCTGGCCGGAAGCTTATCAGCAGAAGTTCCATGAAATCCAATGGGGAATCATTGAAAAACATCCCTATATCGCAGCTTCCTATGTCTGGAATATGTTCGACTTCGCTGTGCCTCCTGCAAATGGAGGAGGTGTGCCGGCAAGAAATATGAAAGGCTTGATTACCTATGATAGAAAAGTGAAGAAAGATGCCTTTTATTGGTATAAAGCAAATTGGAATCCAGAGCCTATGGTATACATCGCAGGCAGAAGGAACAATAAAAGAGTTAATGCTTTAACGACAGTAACGGTTTACTCCAATACAGGAATGCCTGAGCTAATGGTGAACGGTAAAAAAATAACGGGTGCTAAAAAAGGCAATACTGCTGTTCATTATGTCTTTGAAAAGGTTAAACTTCAAAAAGGAAAGAATAATATCGAAGCAATTGCCAATAAGAAGGAGATCAGCGACCGGGTAGAGTGGAGCTTAAAATAA